The Prionailurus viverrinus isolate Anna chromosome C1, UM_Priviv_1.0, whole genome shotgun sequence DNA window CCCCCAAACTTAGAAGCGGGGGGAGCTCCCCTAAATGGAATGGAGAGTCAGGGCTCCTGCATGACTTCTGCCCTCTGACCCCCAGCTAACCCCGAGAGCTTTGGCCTCTACTTCGTGCTGGGAGTCTGCTTTGGCCTGCTGCTAACGCTGTGCCTACTAGTCATCAGCATCTCCTGTGCGCCCCGCCCGCGGCCCCGGGCCCCTGCTCCGCGCCGGGACCCCCGCAGCAGCACCCTGGAGCCGGAGGACGACGATGAGGACGAAGAGGACACGGTGACGAGGCTGGGCCCCGACGACACGCTCCCAGGCCCAGAGCTGTCCGCCGAACCTGACGGGCCCCTGAGCGTCAACGTCTTCACGTCGGCGGAGGAGCTGGAGCGGGCGCAGCGCCTGGAGGAGCGCGAGCGGATCCTGAGGGAGATTTGGCGCACCGGACAGCCGGACCTGCTGGGTACTGGCACGCTGGGGCCCAGCTCCACGGCCACAGGCACCCTGGGTCGTATGCACTATTACTGACCCGTCCCGCTCCCGCTGCGAGGCACTCTGAGTACTGGTCAGGGGCGTGAACTCAGAGCTGCCCCAGGACGTTGGAACTGCCCCTGCCTGCGGTGCTATGgaggccccaccccccacagcttCCTCAGTGCTGTTGCGCATGGATCCCCACCTTCCGGGACCCCCAGTCCTGCCAGAAAGCCCGTGGGGGACGACAGGACACAGGATCCCCAGCCTCTCTCTGGGGACCGGTTAAGAGATGAAGTGACCAATGAAAACTGCATTCTCAGTGAGTCAGTCTCCCTCCGTTACTCCTGCCCCCAAGATCCCCCAGGCTCCTGCCGTGCAGGGGGCCCCAGGGTTGAGACCCTCCTCGACTCTTTCACCCGGCTGACCACCTCCATCTACCCACCCAACACCTCAGCACACATGCTTGCATTCAGTTCACAGACTGCAAAAACACACACTCCACCACCTCACAGCCTCACGCACAAAGAACAAGTTATCACTGGCATTCCTTCCTCACAGATGCATTCCTTCCCGCCGAAGGCGTGGGCACGCTTTGCCCCCATCCCTACAAATGCTCTGTGATCATGCATCATGGCAATcactcacacacaaacacgcacgcacacatcAGGCCCCGGGACCCCGACACCAAGGCACTATTCGCCCCAATGTTAACCGTGTGTGCCTGAGCTGGGCTATGGACTTCGTGTCTGAGCAGAGGTGCGTTCCAGTGAGTCCTTCTGAGCGGACTGTGGGGCCAACTGGGAGGGGTCAGGGCTCGAAAGCAGGCccgcccagcccctcctctggcGCACAGCTGGATTCCGGAATCCGGGCCCACAGGCAGAGTCCCACCCCGCCTGGGCCCCTCCGGCCGGCCGTCTCTCTCTCCAGCACCCGGCAGACGTCCGAAGGAgacgccccccacccacccccgccatcCGGTGGATAAAAATAGCCGCGCGCAGGCCTTGGGAACGGTAATGGGAGCCACATGTTGGCCAGATGTGCCCGGGAGAGACCGCCAGGAATGCGGAGGGCCGGGAGCGCGGGGTCGGTCCCGCCCCCGCcacgcaggccccgcccccgcacgGACTAGGCAGGCAAGGGGAGCGCTTACACCGCAGTTTACTTTCTTGTGTTTCTCAAAGTCGTGTGGGAGGACGTGGGTGGCCGGGGCCTGACTTCCCCCCAGGTCTCGCCGTAGTCCCCCTCCCGGGCCCACCCTCAGTGCGTCTGCGTCTGCACGTGGATTGAGCCCCCGGTCCGGGACTCCTGGGTCCCCTGCTTCATCTGCACCTAGTCGGGAGAGGGCGTCAGGAGAggcgggcaggggagggccagcccccagccccctgggatccgcaccccacccacctccagcaACAGGCGCTTCTCCTTCTCGCTCTTCAGCTCCTCCCAGATGTCCGTCAGCTTCCTCCTGCGGACAGAGACCAAGGGTAAGGGGTGGGCTGGGCAGGCTTAGagcccccgcctccctccctgccctcccccttcccacttACTCCAGCTGCACCCACATCCGCTCCAGCGACCTTTTTAAAGACTCCACCTCGTCCTGTAGCCTCATTATATCGCCTCTGTCACTTTTGCTGTCCGTGAGATTTTGTGGGACCGGAGAAAGTAGGCTGGGAGTCTCTTGGGGGTCTGGAGTCGACTTGATAGGATGAGGATTCTTTTGAACAGGGGCTATCTCTTTGGGGGACTCCTGCTCTTTGGGGGGTGCCTCCTCCTTCTGGGTAGCCTCATGCTGCCCAGGTACCTCCTCGGCAGGCACGGACCCTGGCTTGGACTCAGACTGGAACGGGGAGCTGTCCTGATTCACAGGGTATGTCCTCATGCAGAGGTCAGTCTCCTCTGGCATATGGACCTCTTGGGATTGAACCTCATTGGCCACGAGAGACTTGAACTTCAGCAGGGCTTGCTCCGGAGAGAAGTGATGGAGCTGAGTGTTGTCTCTAGTGGAGGCCTCTGCAGAGAGCACCTGCTCAGGGGTCAAGACCTTTTCTAGGGTGGGGGTCTCATCCCCAGGCAGGGCCATCTTTGGGCCAGGGGCTTCATCCTCAGGTGGGACGTCTGGGGCAGGGGCCTCATCCCCAGAAGTCACGCTGTGTGGGCTGGGAGCCTTGTCCAGAGTCAGGCTCTCCTCTGGGGTGGGGTTCTCTGGGGCTGGGCCCTTGAACTCCAGAATCTGGGCCTCCTCTGAGATGGGGACCTTATCTGGAGTCAGGGTTTCCTCTGGAGTGGGGGCCTTATCCGGAGACAGAGTCTTCTCTGGGCTGGGAGTCTTGTCCAGAGTAGGGGTTTTATTCACAGGAGGGGCCTTTGCCAGGCtgctctgctcttcctcctgtGGTGATGCGGGTCAGGTCTCAGTTGAGGGCTGGGTACCTTGACAGTTTGAGTCAGGTCCCCCTTGGCCTGGGATCCTTCCCTCTTGTACGCCACACCCCTGGGAACCAGACCCTGCCCAGCAGTCTCACTCTCCTGCGTCTCAGGCCCTCTTACCTGACTGGTGGCAGAGCGCTGCCGGGAAGTCTGGGTTTTTGATCCCTTTCTACCAGGGTGGCCTGGACCCCTTCTGAGGAAGCTGCCACTGGAGCCTAGGAGAGCAGAACCTCAGGGGTACAAGCTCCCCCGACTCTGGGTCTTTCCCCATCTCTGTCCTTCAGCACAACcaccctgtccctgtcccccatTCCTCGCCCACCCCCGCTGGAGGGGGGCTGCGAGACCTACCGGAGTCTCGGGAGGGGCGCTTCTGACTGTCTCCACTGGGTATCCAAGATGGCCTGGAACATATCACCATCAGACCagaaggtggggggcagggagcagccTTTCCTTtgtaccctccccacccccaccctgctccttaCTTGGGTTTGCTGGGCCCAGTGGGGGCTGTCACCAGCTTCTTGACTGTAGGCAGGGCTGCTTTGGGCATCATCCTTTTTGGTTCCTTAAGAGGAgctgggagggaagaagggagtgtGGCACCCATTCACtcccttatccattcatctaacgGTTGGTGGCCCTGTCCTGTGCACAGGGGACTAGGGACAGGAGATGAACATTTGACTCTGCCTCCTCAGAACTCTGGGGAAGCCTACCACCCTCGTGCCGCATGGGCACGGGGAACCATGGGAGCAacctgaaggggcacctggcagaAGACAGTTGTCAGGGAAGGCTTTGGAGGGAACATGCTTTCATATCCTGCccgtttttaatccattcttttcttttcttatttcttttctttcttttcttttcttttctttccttttctaaagtaattctgtgcccaacgtggggctcaaactcacaaccccaagatcaagagttgcacgctctaccgaccgagccagccaggcgcccctatccaaaCTTCTCTAAGACCTGTCTCTTGCTCGGTGCCCATGGCTGTCTCCCTGGGTCACACTTCATCTTTTTCCTAGACCACAGCAATAACCTTCCCCAATCCAGTCCTCCCTCTGTAGAACTTCTCGGTCTTCTCTATCTCATTTACTCCCTAAGAGACCTCACCCAGTTTGAAGGATTCAATTAGCAACAACAGGCCAACGACTCCCGCATTTTCATCTCTAGCCCCTGAGCTGCAGACACTGTCCAACTGCCCTCTCTGTTTCTAGCTGGGGAGCTAAGTGGCATCATACACTTAATGTACCCAAAACTGAACTCTGACTTGTCATCCCCCAAACCTGCCTCTCTTCCAGACACCCCCTCACGCACTTGCCCACTTGCTCAGATGACGAGTCATCGCTGACCTCTTTCATTCCCTTATGCTGCACATCCAAACCAGCGGTCCGTCTCGGCTGCTGTACCTTCAAAATGTCCTGAATTCAATCACTCGTCTCCACCTCTGCCACTAAGCGCTCCGGACCCAGGCATCTTC harbors:
- the SH3D21 gene encoding SH3 domain-containing protein 21 isoform X2, with translation MEVLVLAGYRAQKEDELNLAPGDVVRQVCEGSARGWLRGELRGRCGLFPERSVQEIPEALRGAGEAPSPRCARRRGRPAKSRGPQRWCKVNFNYSPEQADELKLQAGEIVEVIKEIEDGWWLGKKNGQLGAFPSNFVELLDSGPPSLGNPDMPSVSPSPQRPPKLSSLTYDSPPDYLQTVSRPEIYRVLFDYQPEAPDELALRRGDEVKVLRKTTEDKGWWEGESQGRRGVFPDNFVLPPPPIKKLIPRKVASRESAPLKEPKRMMPKAALPTVKKLVTAPTGPSKPKPSWIPSGDSQKRPSRDSGSSGSFLRRGPGHPGRKGSKTQTSRQRSATSQEEEQSSLAKAPPVNKTPTLDKTPSPEKTLSPDKAPTPEETLTPDKVPISEEAQILEFKGPAPENPTPEESLTLDKAPSPHSVTSGDEAPAPDVPPEDEAPGPKMALPGDETPTLEKVLTPEQVLSAEASTRDNTQLHHFSPEQALLKFKSLVANEVQSQEVHMPEETDLCMRTYPVNQDSSPFQSESKPGSVPAEEVPGQHEATQKEEAPPKEQESPKEIAPVQKNPHPIKSTPDPQETPSLLSPVPQNLTDSKSDRGDIMRLQDEVESLKRSLERMWVQLERKLTDIWEELKSEKEKRLLLEMKQGTQESRTGGSIHVQTQTH
- the EVA1B gene encoding protein eva-1 homolog B isoform X1, whose protein sequence is MDAPRRDMELLSNSLAAYAHIRANPESFGLYFVLGVCFGLLLTLCLLVISISCAPRPRPRAPAPRRDPRSSTLEPEDDDEDEEDTVTRLGPDDTLPGPELSAEPDGPLSVNVFTSAEELERAQRLEERERILREIWRTGQPDLLGTGTLGPSSTATGTLGRMHYY
- the SH3D21 gene encoding SH3 domain-containing protein 21 isoform X1, with protein sequence MEVLVLAGYRAQKEDELNLAPGDVVRQVCEGSARGWLRGELRGRCGLFPERSVQVRPGRRSGGGGSQCAPSGTESPHVPMPSSPGDPRGSARRRGGAEPALCAPPRSPRQISGPPKMVQGELQLQSGAGGRAEVASWGDCGSDKGGLGNPDMPSVSPSPQRPPKLSSLTYDSPPDYLQTVSRPEIYRVLFDYQPEAPDELALRRGDEVKVLRKTTEDKGWWEGESQGRRGVFPDNFVLPPPPIKKLIPRKVASRESAPLKEPKRMMPKAALPTVKKLVTAPTGPSKPKPSWIPSGDSQKRPSRDSGSSGSFLRRGPGHPGRKGSKTQTSRQRSATSQEEEQSSLAKAPPVNKTPTLDKTPSPEKTLSPDKAPTPEETLTPDKVPISEEAQILEFKGPAPENPTPEESLTLDKAPSPHSVTSGDEAPAPDVPPEDEAPGPKMALPGDETPTLEKVLTPEQVLSAEASTRDNTQLHHFSPEQALLKFKSLVANEVQSQEVHMPEETDLCMRTYPVNQDSSPFQSESKPGSVPAEEVPGQHEATQKEEAPPKEQESPKEIAPVQKNPHPIKSTPDPQETPSLLSPVPQNLTDSKSDRGDIMRLQDEVESLKRSLERMWVQLERKLTDIWEELKSEKEKRLLLEVQMKQGTQESRTGGSIHVQTQTH
- the SH3D21 gene encoding SH3 domain-containing protein 21 isoform X4 — translated: MVQGELQLQSGAGGRAEVASWGDCGSDKGGLGNPDMPSVSPSPQRPPKLSSLTYDSPPDYLQTVSRPEIYRVLFDYQPEAPDELALRRGDEVKVLRKTTEDKGWWEGESQGRRGVFPDNFVLPPPPIKKLIPRKVASRESAPLKEPKRMMPKAALPTVKKLVTAPTGPSKPKPSWIPSGDSQKRPSRDSGSSGSFLRRGPGHPGRKGSKTQTSRQRSATSQEEEQSSLAKAPPVNKTPTLDKTPSPEKTLSPDKAPTPEETLTPDKVPISEEAQILEFKGPAPENPTPEESLTLDKAPSPHSVTSGDEAPAPDVPPEDEAPGPKMALPGDETPTLEKVLTPEQVLSAEASTRDNTQLHHFSPEQALLKFKSLVANEVQSQEVHMPEETDLCMRTYPVNQDSSPFQSESKPGSVPAEEVPGQHEATQKEEAPPKEQESPKEIAPVQKNPHPIKSTPDPQETPSLLSPVPQNLTDSKSDRGDIMRLQDEVESLKRSLERMWVQLERKLTDIWEELKSEKEKRLLLEVQMKQGTQESRTGGSIHVQTQTH
- the SH3D21 gene encoding SH3 domain-containing protein 21 isoform X3; translated protein: MEVLVLAGYRAQKEDELNLAPGDVVRQVCEGSARGWLRGELRGRCGLFPERSVQEIPEALRGAGEAPSPRCARRRGRPAKSRGPQRWCKVNFNYSPEQADELKLQAGEIVEVIKEIEDGWWLGKKNGQLGAFPSNFVELLDSGPPSLGNPDMPSVSPSPQRPPKLSSLTYDSPPDYLQTVSRPEIYRVLFDYQPEAPDELALRRGDEVKVLRKTTEDKGWWEGESQGRRGVFPDNFVLPPPPIKKLIPRKVASRESAPLKEPKRMMPKAALPTVKKLVTAPTGPSKPKPSWIPSGDSQKRPSRDSGSSGSFLRRGPGHPGRKGSKTQTSRQRSATSQEEEQSSLAKAPPVNKTPTLDKTPSPEKTLSPDKAPTPEETLTPDKVPISEEAQILEFKGPAPENPTPEESLTLDKAPSPHSVTSGDEAPAPDVPPEDEAPGPKMALPGDETPTLEKVLTPEQVLSAEASTRDNTQLHHFSPEQALLKFKSLVANEVQSQEVHMPEETDLCMRTYPVNQDSSPFQSESKPGSVPAEEVPGQHEATQKEEAPPKEQESPKEIAPVQKNPHPIKSTPDPQETPSLLSPVPQNLTDSKSDRGDIMRLQDEVESLKRSLERMWVQLERKLTDIWEELKSEKEKRLLLEVQMKQGTQESRTGGSIHVQTQTH
- the EVA1B gene encoding protein eva-1 homolog B isoform X2 — encoded protein: MRRPNAPGPAAGKRGADANPESFGLYFVLGVCFGLLLTLCLLVISISCAPRPRPRAPAPRRDPRSSTLEPEDDDEDEEDTVTRLGPDDTLPGPELSAEPDGPLSVNVFTSAEELERAQRLEERERILREIWRTGQPDLLGTGTLGPSSTATGTLGRMHYY